The genomic DNA aagttatttgtgcatttaatttactCAGGACATCTCTCCCAAGCAAGGGCATCGGACAACTAGGGATAGATAAAAATTTATGGGTAAATACCCGATTCCCAATTCCACATTTGAGTGGTTGAAGGAAAGGCcgtatttcccttttccctgttgcCCCAACAACAGGCATGGTTTGTTTACTCAATttgcctttacatgtatttaatacTGAATAAGTTGCTCCCGGATctatcaaaatttttaatttctctttccccaacTCTACTGTAACCAGAGGTTCCGCTGGGGAACCTTTCGAGTCTTCCCCTGGTCCCCATCAATCCGAATCCTGATCCAGAGTCAGCAAATCCGCTACTTGCGGATCCTCCCTCTTCTGCGGAAACCTGATTTTGTTCATAAGTAGCGGGCACCCCCTTTTCCAATATCCTTTCTGTTTACAATAAGCACATTGACCTCTGTCTATCGATGTTTTAAACCTGGCTTCCGGGGGAGGTCTAAACCCATTCCTAATATTTCTGCTTGGTGCCCGATTCTGTCTAAACCAACCATTCCCGTTTCCActgtttctgtttcccctctgctATAGCTGCTGCCAACAACTGAgcctttcaattttcctttttagcttgttctttctcctgtcttgtcttttcctcctcttctcggTTATTATATACTCTCCACGCTACTTCCAGCAACTTATCGATAGACCTCGCATCTCCACCctcaattttctgcagttttcttctaatATCTGGATTCAATTGTCCTataaagaaagtaacaaaagTCAAATTATCTAGGTCCGTCCATTTTCTAGCAACTTCACacaatctttcataaaaggccgaAGGAGTCTTGTCTTTTCCTTGAGCTACCTGATAGATCTTAGAAATGTTCTTTGGTTTAGGTATAGCATTCTTGACGCCAAATAAAACAAGTCTCTGATATTCAGTAAGCAAGAGCCTCTGTGCCTGACTGTTGGGGTCCCAGCCAGGATTTGTAGAAGGAAAATGATCCTCTAGTCTACCCGCTTGAGCGTCCTGAGCGTGGAcactttctgcttcctctcttgctttaagtgaaacagttctccgctcctcataagtcaacAAAGTATTCAACATCACCTGCAAGTCTCGCCAATCAGGACCATGGTTTTCTCTCATAGTTTCTAACACTTCAGTCACTTTTGCCGGATCTTCCCTGTAAGTCCTTGCCATTTCCTTCCATGGCCTTAAATCAGCCGTGGAAAAAGGGACTTTGACAACTACCGGGGCCCCTTCTGGCCCCACAGCCTGTCTCAGAGGCGCTTGTACTGCCGCTCCTCCCTTCCTAGTCCGCCTAGCTACTGGACTAAAatgattttcctcttcttcactgtTTCCCATCGAACTTTCTCCGTCTCCCCCCTTGGGGATACTAATAaatccacatcctcctcctcttcaggaggCCCCTTAAGCTTTTTACACCTTTTTCCAATGCTACGTGCTGAACAACACTGTCTCGGCACTCGTTCTGCCTGTTTTTCTAACGCCAATACATTCGTATCTTTTGCTACCGACCCACAACCTTTTCGACTTTTATAATcatttctcaaagtgaaaaacaaatccataTATGgcacctcatcccattttccttctcttctgcaaaataacattaactgcaaAATAGTATGATAATTTAAAGTTCCATTGACAGGCCATTTTTCTTGGTCCTCTAAAGTATattggccaccattgattaccatacattattaatttcctttgcataAGTGGATCGCCCCCATATTTTCTTCAGTGACTCAAAATACATCCTAAAGGTGAAGGTCTAATTATTCTGCCTTCCGCGGAAGTTATATTCCCCATTTGTAAACCCTTTTATAAAGTAAGACAAAATTATAGTATCCCTTACAATAATAACCAAAACAGCCAAGAATATTCCAAACTAAAATCCCTTGCTCCCGTCATCACCATACTAATGCAGGGAAAATTACCAACCAAGACCGTGGTCGCCAAAAAtattccaaaccaaaatcccatgCTCCGGTCATCACCATACTAACGCAGGGAAAATTACCAAGACTGCGGTCGCCCAAGATTACCAAAGATCACCAAATATATCCCACCGAAGTGTACCACTACAGGTACGACTTACCCGGGGGAAcccaaaaaaaaatagcaatgtctCACCCATGGATATTGACCAGCTACTCACCACCAACCGGGAGATCGCAAGGGGAGTCCCCGGAAAATTCCtccggtgcgcgctggagtccgacCCACGATCCTCTCCCGGCAGCGGCTGGCAGCTGAGCAAAATCCAACCCAAATCACCgtggtcccatctgggtcgccaaaaactgttgtcgattttaagccctcgaaacacactaaacaagcatgtttagagaggagacatggcTTTATtctgcccagggtgcagggtagatattttccacaaatcaagcacaccgccacaaattccaggctctcctttatagtacaaaattagcaagaccacgcctaaagccatgcctaactaatacatattcatgagattatgtaagcgttacttcttatcttccttggcattcttcccagtccttctgcgcttgcgcgggggtctctggtggtcgtcggtggtcGTCTgcggaagtgccccctcctcattttgaagcaaagttcagtttcagggcacaggtttgctgctttatcagggacGACCCTGGCAACCATGccagtcttattaaaacagtcacCCCAGCCAACCTCTGCTCTCCCACGCTCCATGCTCCTGCGGGGAAGATGGCAAGGGGAGAGCAAAcggggctttgctctgctggccGAGGCAGCTGCCCCACCTTTGCAagggctttccttttccttcgggtagcacagagaaaggagcagtgggaaggggtccgggaaggGAAACAGTCCCCCTCAGGGCAGACGGCGGGAGGGAGGACGGCAGACGTcttcccccctcagcgggactctCCCTGCAACCCGCGGCAGCCCGGGCAGCAAAGCGCCTCCAGTTCCACAGCTCCCCTCAGCAAACCTCTGAGGCCAGGCCTTTGCTTTCTAGGCACAGAGGGCTCCTCCGTGGCCCTGGCAAAGGCAGGTCTGGTGGCCctggcttcctccttcctcagggctgcCGCCTGGTCCTCAGCAGAGGGAGCGCGGGCAGAGGGGACTCTGGCGATATGCCGTGGCTCTTGCCACCTGCGTAATGATGGCTCCCCCCACTTCTTTACAGAAGGAGCTTCCCAGGACATTTCGCTACATCAGATTCCAGGTGCAaagcaactggggaaacccagagTATGTATGTACCGAGTGCAGGTTCACGGGGAGACGGCGAGCCACAACGACCacccacaagcccaagagctcctttaggaagcataataaaccaaagatgatgtgtggCAGCTCGACTTCTGTGTGCCGCGTGCCGTCACCCCTTCCTCACGGTGTCCCCCCacgtgccggcagccgccgctctctgagcaagtgagagaTCCCATTCTTCTTGGCAGCCTGCAAGCacggtgtctgcctgggctagagcagagggctagtctttatttttccccttcccgggctgtagtttgggggctggatgctggatccaaacgggggctggatgcttgaggcctgtgctggagcccacgcggTGTGTCTCTCCgcgcacacccgtggtgcacacgcgtgtgtgcgagtgtctgcatgtgcctgctgggagtacatgcacagcctggctcacaCTTGGACTTGGGgcggggagctgccacagctggacagccgcgggacaggcaaaccccacagggagatgctgacacGCGACGCCTGCGGTCACTCCCGCCGCTGTGCTAAGAGTAGGTGCTGAGAGTGATGCCCCGTTTCCCCGGTGGCTGCGCCTGGGCCCCACAGCACctcttggcaccagccccagggacgggattgccgtgtcacagtgggcagtGATGGCCGTATCactgtgatgtcactgtgggcttgtgacatgggcgccccagcaggtacaaaggaggctgctcccagagctgggggagcatctcgcggagaacctcggtgctgctgggcaggagtttggagagtactcgccaacgacctgtcctgtgtccgccgtgcagtggagggcccccgacgggagagatGAGGGTGAGGGCAGAGTACCCCACAGTCCCCGCAACCCTCGGCTGGGCaagggggtggccgggggtctgtgtgtggctgtgagcagtggggggaaggcaggagcctgggctgaggcagggccaggtggggagcaggacgcgtgtgctgctgggtATGGTGGGGGACCAAAAGGAAGTGGGTCCTGGGGGTTGGGGGCGTGTTGACCTCACAGGGTGGGACGTTCATGCTGGAGGTGTCATTGCAGGGGCCCCacgggcaggagggaccccatgagcacccggcacagcacggatggggaagctcctcctttccccagcggtcactggtgccccccaccacctcctgccacgtgcccagcacccagctagcACAGGCTGAGCCGGGTACAGGGCGACGGGGCGTGCAGGATCCTGGCCAGGTGCGGGCGTGCAGATGGCTGATGGGCGCTGGGacatgggaagctggggcagcGCCACGTGCGAGGGGGCGTATGTCTGTGGCAGGGAATCTGATGGTTCCCCATTCCTGCAGGAAGCTGAGGCTCCGGGCACTGATCAAGGAGCCAGCCAAgattctgtgcagagctccacaccaatggtaagcagcaaggagcgGAGGTGGTGTGGAGTGGCTCCCGGTctgtgggggctggggctgcagaccctgagcctctgctctgctgtccGCATGCAGGGGGAGATCCATCAGGATCTGCATGATACGATACAGAAGCTCAACAGTAAGGTTGgtgtcctctgctctgcccatgtcccagagGTGTGTCGGTGGGGCTGAGAGgtttgaagggacttctggaggtcgtCTTGTCTTGTCTgagccccctgctcaaggagcGTCACCTGGCGCCAGTTGCCCAGTGGCTGTGGGCAAAAGCGTGATTGGGGAGGACATTTTCCCTAGAATATGGGGGCGTCCATGACTTCCCTATGCCTGGCCTTGTGAGTCACCCAgtctcccagtgccctggagcagtgGGGTAGCGAGTGGGCACGgccttggggctggggaggggcgagggtgcccaggtccccagcccagccgcccgcatGGGATGCCCATTGTTTTGCAGTTGGGAAAGCACTACgcccagatggtggcctggctgcaggaggataagcagcagaatGAGGTAGTGCtgaaagggctgggggaaaacgggtgggtgcccacgggcccTGGAGTGGGGGGATCGGAGAAGGGCGGCAGCGGGCTCAGGGACTcagacccttccttctcccaggtgctgcatcaggaaataaagcagcttgaagaggcactggagcaggaagagATCTGGTGAGTTGGGCCCCTCGCCCCACACCGGTGtccgggggggtctctgcagcccctggcgTGATGGGGCTGCCAACGCTAGTGccaggcactggggtggggggaatgtgcAGCACGCGGTGTGACAGGGAAGCCCAATCCCTGTCTGGCGTGGTGTATGTTTGGAAGGGGCCCCCTCGCGTGGCCATGGAGGTCTGTAACTCGTCTATAACgaagccctgttgcctgcagccagcagcagaggaagaaggaggcagaggcacCAGGGACTGTgctgccggaggtggtggaagcacagctggtaagggggagagcctgtgccagcccctgccccggccagcgtgggtctcgctggggagagggctccagggaggtcacagccacgcaCGGGCTATACTCCTGCGCAAGGTGGAGGCCAGGGGCACCGTGCAACTCCAGGTGTCCCGACCCTGCGGCAGTGCTTGACACGTGTCCTTGCTCTGtgttgacctgcaggagagagacatgctggcgaggagacgcggcttcatttactggctgcagtgagtgtccccatgggtcccctgtgccctgcggCCCGCTCCCGGGCGGCAGGTGGGATGGGCCGGAcacctgctccagccggcggggctcacaggtccaggctgctggggagccgctGGCCGGctgtgggctttgcagctggggaGTGCTCAGCGTCGGTTTTCCCTgggccggggtgttttcccaggctggTGGACTCCCACGTCCCACCCTGCCCGAGGGAGCAATGAGAAACGTCTGGGGAGGCAGCCCAtggggctcccagaacgaccTCCTCCATCCCGAAGGCaagatggggttggggtgcatccaccctgccctgtctctcgtccctcttctgccccacaggacactctgcctgctcttggtgggcctgcagctggccgtcggcttcgctctggctgctgcagtgctCTACGCCTCCTGGTAcgaccccgagctcttctaccgcctgctgttgcGTGTGCTGTGTGAGGAGACCTACGCCCACCTGGCATATGCACTGGGAGAGATCCTGCCTGTGGTCAgtgaggggctgctgcccttttgacagcccccccaataaagcTTTTCCTATCTCCACCTCCGTGGGCTTGCGCGTATTCAttggggtgcagggagagggtcttgccccACGAGCCGGTCCCCAcagcccctcgaggccaggcccagtctcACCCGCGAGGCACTGGGTGCCACCACCCGCCTGCCGCAAGCCACCTCCCTGCGTGccagcctcacctgccctccatCCCCAGAGTATTTAGGACACAGTATCATCAGGTGCAAACCCCCTCTTCTCAGGCCACGGGAGTTTTTTCACTCCACCTTTTTGGCAACCGTTCAGcaccgtgcaggccaaccccTGTAAGCCTGTCTGAGAGTActcgggctgcagcagccagggacacATTTACACGGAGGCCGACAAACgttatcacccacagccccctagaCCCCCAatgccctctcctttcctccccacagcccctcacgaccccagtctttgaaatacagcctttgttATATGTTTAGGTCATcctgacactgcttatctcagggactaaggatcatagaatcatagaatcatagaatcatagaatcatacaggttggaaaagacctctaagatcatcgtgtccaaccgtcaacccaacgcaccatgcccactacaccatgtccctaagggcctcatctacacgtcttttaaatacctccagggatggtgactcaaccacttccctgggcagcctgttccaaggcctcaccactctttcagtaaagaaatttctcctaatgttcaatctaaacctcccttggtgcaacttgaggccatttcctcttgtcctatcgctagttacttggcagaagagaccaacacccacctcgctacaacctcctttcaggtcgttgtagagcgcgatgaggtctcccctcagcctcctcttctccagactaaacaaccccagttccctcagccgctcctcataaggcttgtgctccaggcccttcaccagcttcgttgccctcctctggacacgctccagcacctccatgtccgtcttgtagtgaggggcccaaaactgaacacagtattcgaggtgcggcctcaccagtgccgagtacaggggcacgatcacctccctactcctgctggccacactatttctgatacaggccaggatgccgttggccttcttggccacctgagcacactgccggctcatgttcagccggctgtcaatcagcacccccaggtccttttcctctgggcagctttccagccactcttccccaagcctgcagcgttgcctggggttgttgtggccaaagtgcaggacccggcacttggccttgttgaacctcatacagttggcctcggcccattgatccagcctgtccaggtccctctgcagagccttcctaccctcgagcagatcaacactcccgcccaacttggtgtcatctgcaaacttactgagggagcactcgatcccctcgtccagatcattgatgaagatattgaacaggaccggccccagtactgagccctggggaacaccgctcgtgaccggccaccaactggatttaactccgttgaccacaactctctgggctcggccgtccagccagttttttacccagcgaagagtggacctgtctaggccgtgagccgccagcttctctaggagaatgctgtgggagacagtgtcaaaggctttactgaagtccaagtagaccacatccactgcctttccctcatccactaggcgggtcacctggtcatagaaggagatcaggttggtcaagcaggacccgccttccatgaacccgtgctggctgggcatgatcccctggttgtcccggacatggctcgtgagcaccctcaaaaccaaccgctccatgatcttccccggcaccgaggtcaggctgaccggcctgtagttccccggatcctccctccggcccttcttgtagatgggagtcacattggcgagcctccagtcgtccgggacctccccagttaaccaggactgctggtaaatgatggagagcggctcggcaagctcctccgccagctccctcagtaccctcgggtggatcccatccggccccatagacttgtgaacgtccaggtggcatagcaggtcattaacttcatcctcttgaattatggggggtttatcctgctcgtcgtccttgtcttccagctcagggggctgagtaccctgaggataaccactctgactactaaagactgaggcaaagaaggcgttgagtacctcagccttttcctcgtccttggtggcaacgttcccccccgcatccaatagaggatggagattctccttggctctccttttgtcattaacatacttataaaagcattttttgttgtctctcacgacagtggccaggttgagttctagccgggcttttgcctttctaatttcctctctgcacgacctaacgtgatccctgtactcttcctgagttgcctgccccttcttccacaagtgataaactctcctttttttcctgagtcccagccagagctccccgttcagccaggccggtcgccttccccgcccgttcttcttgcggcacatggggacagcccgctcctgcgcctttaagacttccttcttgaagaacgtccagccttcctggacccctttgcccttcaggactgtctcctcccaagggaccctctcgaccagtgtcctgagcaggccaaagtccgcccgccggaagtccatggtagcggttttgctggcccccctctttacttcaccaagtatcgagaattctaccatttcatggtcgctaagcccaagccggcctccgaccaccacatctcccaccagcccttctctgttcgtgaacagcaggtcaagcgaggcacctcccctggtgggctcgcttaccagctgcatcaggaagttatcctccacacactccaggaacctcctcgactgtttcctctctgccgtgtggtatttccagcagacgtccggaaagttgaagtcccccacgagaacaagggctagcgactgggagacttctgccagcctctggtagaatatttcatctgcctccttgtcttggctaggtggtctataacagactcccagcaggatatctgccttgttggccttccccctcatccttacccacaagcattcgacctcgtcatcactaccatcgagctctagacagtcgaagcactccctaacatacagggctactccacctcctctccttcctcgcctgtcccttctgaagagcttatagccatccattgcagcactccaatcgtgcgactcatcccaccacgtttccgtgatggcgactaagtcatagctaccccgctgcacaatggcttccagctcctcctgtttgccgcccatgctgcgtgcattggtatagatgcacttgagctgggctgccgatttctcccccgacaatggcgtgcggtccctaggctcttctctagagagcctggttttatccccttcccccttcgaatctagtttaaagccctctcgatgagcccggccaactcacacgcgagaatccttttccccctgcgagacagctgaactccgtccgtcgccagcaggcccggtgccgtgtaaacctccccgtggtcaaagaagccaaaattctgccgatggcaccagcccctgagccacgtgttgatccgatgagttttcctgttcctttcagtgttccgccctgccactaaagggatcgaggaaaacactagctgtgctcccgatcctcccaccagtcgccccagcgccctgaagtcccttttgatcccttcgggacttctccctgcaacctcctcactgccagcctgtataaccagtagtgggtagtaatcggaggcctgcacgagactggggagcttcctagtaatgtccttcacccgggccccagggaggcagcagacttctctgtgggatgggtccggccgacaaattgggccctcggtccccctcaggaGGGAATCACTAATGACAattaccctcttttttttcttagcggaggcagtcgtaatttgtggggctggctgcctcgcctcgggcaaccccctggatgggccttcatcttcgtcctcgttcgtctggccctcaagttccagagccccatatctgttgtgtaggggcagctgggaaggttgaggcgaggaaggccggccgggggttcgcctggcacctcgagcagggacctgtgtccattcccctccatcgcctgggtctcctccttctgcctggtggcaagagggcaggggttcttccgcttcttgcggagcctccgtgtgctgcccttgcctcaaggacggcagggtgcggctcgaccaatctatctccctctcacactccctgatgctccttagcctctccacttcctccttcagctctgccaccaggctgagcagatcatccacctggtcgcagcgcacacaggcatcgtctctgctgccctcctgtgcaagggacagcctcaggcactccctgcagccggaggcctggacagatgtgtgtttgctgcTTGATCAGCATGTTGATTGCCTAAAATCTTGGGAGTATTTCCAGACTGGTGAGCCCTGCAGTGCATTCTTGCTGCTTGCTTAGGTAACCGTATAATTTGTAATAACTTCTTTATGAGTTCTCCATATTTTATTGGAGTTCCTTGTGATGTCAAAGGAgctcgttctttccaaatggctccatgAGCATGAACTATCCCGAATACAAATTTAGAGTCTGTCCATATATTGGCAAAATAGCCTTCTGCCAGTTCTAAAGCTCTTATTAGTGcaagcagttctgctttttgtgctgaagtATTTGCAGGAAGGGGTTTAGCTTCCAATTCAGCATTATTCCTTACAACGGCGTAGCCAGCTTTCCGAACTGCATTTATCGCAAAACTACTTCCATCTACAACTCAATTTAGGTCCGAATCATTTATGGGTGTATCTTTCAAATCGACTCGACTAGAGTACACGTGTTCAATAGTCTTAAGACAGTCATTTTGTGTTAATTCTGTATCACCTGGGACAGGTAACAAGGTTGCAGGATTTAAAGTTGTAGTTACTTTCAATTCCATATCATCTTGCTCTAACAGGAGAGCTTGATACTTCATCGTTCTGCTGGGAGATAACCAACGTCCCCCTTTTTGTTTCAATACGGTAGTCACTGCATGTGGTACCTGTACCAGTATTTTCTGTCCCAGAGTCAATTTCCTGGCTTCCGGAATCAGCAGAACAGTGGCGCCTACTGCTCGCAAGCACGACGGCCATCCTTTACTAACTTGGTccaattgtttagaaaagtaccCCACTGGTCTCTTCCATGATCCTATTTGTTGTACCAAAACTCCTGAAGCAATATGGCACCTCTCATGTCCATAAAGTTCAAAAGGTTTTTCCAGATTAGGGAGCCCTAAGGCAGGCGCTGACATTAGTGCTTGCTGTAGTTGAACAAAAGCAGTGTGACATTCTGGTGTCCATTCTAGTAAttctcctgcttctttcacaGCTTCACAAAGAGGTTTAGCAATAAGTCCAAAATTAGGTATccacccggccattcccaaaaaggctcgtAACTCTCTTCTAGATGTAGGCTCTGGTATTTGACAACCTGCTTCTTTTCATTCCAGGCCCAGACTCCGCTGGCCCTGAGCGATAGTAAATCCCAGGTAGGTCACAGTTTGTTGGGCGATCTGAGCCTTTTTCGTAGATACCGTGTATCCTGCCAATCCCAAGAAATTTAAAAGGCTGATTGTAAATTGAATAGCTTCCTCCTGAGTTCGAGTTCCCAAAAGAATGTCATCGACATACTGAAGTAAAGCGACCTCTGAATGATCCTGTGgccatttttccagctcttttgccAGCTGATTTCCAAAAATGGTTGGTCTATTCTTAAATCCTTGTGGGAGCACAGTCCTGTGTTTGCCGACCAGTCTTTGGGTTCTCCCATTCACAAGCAAGTAACTTCTGGCTTCCAAAGTCCAATGGTATACAACAGAATGCATCTTTTAAGTCTAGTACTGTAAACCACTGATCAGATTCCTTGAGAGTTGTCAAAAGGGTATAGGGATTAGCCACTACAGGAACACTACATCCTGAACAATCTGATTTAtcgctctcaaatcttgaaccaatctgtactCATCTGTATGAGGTTTCTTTACTGGCAAAATTGGAGTATTAAATCCTGATTGGCGTTCACGTAATAATCCATAAATCaagcatttttctattaaagGTTCCAAACCTTTCCTAGTTTCTAGTTTAATTGGATATTGTTTCCATCTTACCGGTTCAGCTCCGGATTTTAACGCAGTTACCACTGGTTCTGCAGTCTGCGACCTTCCGGGAACTCCTGAAGCCCATACCAACGGATTCACAGCATCCAGCACAATTTCCGGAATCTCTTCAGTCTTTTCCATAGTTTCCTGCAACACAAATACTTGCGcc from Calonectris borealis chromosome 30, bCalBor7.hap1.2, whole genome shotgun sequence includes the following:
- the LOC142073628 gene encoding uncharacterized protein LOC142073628, with the protein product MADGRWDMGSWGSATCEGAYVCGRESDGSPFLQEAEAPGTDQGASQDSVQSSTPMGEIHQDLHDTIQKLNSKLGKHYAQMVAWLQEDKQQNEVVLKGLGENGWVPTGPGVGGSEKGGSGLRDSDPSFSQVLHQEIKQLEEALEQEEICQQQRKKEAEAPGTVLPEVVEAQLERDMLARRRGFIYWLQTLCLLLVGLQLAVGFALAAAVLYASWYDPELFYRLLLRVLCEETYAHLAYALGEILPVVSEGLLPF